The DNA sequence AAATGGACCTTCCAGAGCTTTAGGAGCTTTTGCCTTTATCGCACAATCCGAAGATCAGTTTCAGGTCGGGGATTTGCCCGGTTTACCAGCCAACAATCAGATTCAATTGATTGCTCGATTGATTCGAGGAGGACTTATCAAAATCTCATAGCAGAGATCGGATATACTAACTCAAAAAAGGGACCGCGAAATCGTGGTCCCTTTTTCTTTGGAGGTATGATAGGATATGGTTCTGAAACAAAGGCGGTTGATTGGGGCATTTCAAGGAGGCTTGTCTGAGGTAGGCGGATGATGCTATGGTGATAAACTGGGCCTTTTGATAGATTCTGAAACTGGACATCTTCCACTACTAGAGAACACTTTGGTGTCTGTTCAATAAAAAAAGCCCACTTGCAATCAAGGGGCCGGATAGGTTTTGAGTTTTTGCCGTTTTGGGCGGAATCATTTGGAGGGTTCCTTGTCCTTTTTCTGTAAAAAGTGGGCGATGATAAATCCCAGCCCTGATAACAAGAGGATGCCTGACAAGATGGGAAAATCGAGCAAACTCAAAGGCACACTCAGAGCCGCTTGGCAAACGCCGAGAATGAAGAAAAGAGTGATGTCTTTCATAACTGGTTCGGAAAAGGTTTAGGATAAGACAGAAATAAATTGGGAAATTCTCGCATATCTTGCAAGAATTTCCCATGTGAAAAATTTAATACAGAGAAATATTATTTTTTCTCCTCAGAAGGACTCGCAACGGTGTAGGAGATGATTCCTGAGATGATGGTGCTGGTTCCTACAATGGTGATTGCAGTCAATACGAATTCGCCGCCAGCTACCAATTCCAATTGCTCGTCGGACAACTCCATTTCATCGTAGTTGGGCTGAGCGGGCAAGTTCAAATAGGAGTAAGAAGGGTCAGTTTGGTCCACTACTCTTAGCTC is a window from the Pontibacter sp. G13 genome containing:
- a CDS encoding NHLP leader peptide family RiPP precursor, whose translation is MEKKALYQEIVKRAWEDESFKAELVQSPVAAIEKAFGQTVSLPAGSELRVVDQTDPSYSYLNLPAQPNYDEMELSDEQLELVAGGEFVLTAITIVGTSTIISGIISYTVASPSEEKK